The proteins below come from a single Vicugna pacos chromosome 13, VicPac4, whole genome shotgun sequence genomic window:
- the MYCBP gene encoding C-Myc-binding protein isoform X1, translating to MAYYKAADSKREQFRRYLEKSGVLDTLTKVLVALYEEPEKPNSALDFLKHHLGAATPENPEIELLRLELAEMKEKYEAIVEENKKLKTKLAQYEPPQEEKRAE from the exons ATGGCCTATTACAAA GCCGCCGACTCGAAGCGCGAGCAGTTCCGGAGGTACTTGGAGAAGTCGGGGGTGCTGGACACGCTGACCAAGG TATTGGTAGCCTTATATGAAGAACCAGAGAAACCTAATAGTGCTTTGga TTTTTTAAAGCATCACTTAGGAGCTGCTACcccagaaaatccagaaatagagCTGCTTCGCCTAGAATtggcagaaatgaaagagaaatatgaagctattgtagaagaaaataaaaaactaaaaacaaag CTTGCTCAGTATGAACCACCTCAGGAGGAGAAGCGTGCTGAATAG
- the MYCBP gene encoding C-Myc-binding protein isoform X2 has translation MAYYKAADSKREQFRRYLEKSGVLDTLTKVLVALYEEPEKPNSALDFLKHHLGAATPENPEIELLRLELAEMKEKYEAIVEENKKLKTKEKAQ, from the exons ATGGCCTATTACAAA GCCGCCGACTCGAAGCGCGAGCAGTTCCGGAGGTACTTGGAGAAGTCGGGGGTGCTGGACACGCTGACCAAGG TATTGGTAGCCTTATATGAAGAACCAGAGAAACCTAATAGTGCTTTGga TTTTTTAAAGCATCACTTAGGAGCTGCTACcccagaaaatccagaaatagagCTGCTTCGCCTAGAATtggcagaaatgaaagagaaatatgaagctattgtagaagaaaataaaaaactaaaaacaaag gAGAAAGCTCAGTAA
- the RRAGC gene encoding ras-related GTP-binding protein C, translating into MSLQYGAEETPLAGSYGAADSFPKDFGYGVEEEEEEAAAAGGGVGAGAGGGCGPGGADSSKPRILLMGLRRSGKSSIQKVVFHKMSPNETLFLESTNKIYKDDISNSSFVNFQIWDFPGQMDFFDPTFDYEMIFRGTGALIYVIDAQDDYMEALTRLHITVSKAYKVNPDMNFEVFIHKVDGLSDDHKIETQRDIHQRANDDLADAGLEKLHLSFYLTSIYDHSIFEAFSKVVQKLIPQLPTLENLLNIFISNSGIEKAFLFDVVSKIYIATDSSPVDMQSYELCCDMIDVVIDVSCIYGLKEDGSGSAYDKESMAIIKLNNTTVLYLKEVTKFLALVCILREESFERKGLIDYNFHCFRKAIHEVFEVGVTSHRGCGHQTSAPSLKALTHNGTPRNAI; encoded by the exons ATGTCCCTGCAGTACGGGGCGGAGGAGACGCCCCTCGCCGGCAGTTATGGCGCGGCGGACTCGTTCCCGAAGGACTTCGGCTACggcgtggaggaggaggaagaggaggcggcAGCCGCGGGCGGCGGGGTTGGGGCGGGGGCCGGCGGAGGCTGCGGCCCGGGGGGCGCTGACAGCTCCAAGCCGAGGATTCTGCTCATGGGGCTCCGGCGCAGCGGCAAGTCCTCCATCCAGAAG gtaGTGTTTCATAAAATGTCACCCAACGAGACCCTCTTTTTGGAAAGTACCAACAAGATTTATAAAGATGACATTTCCAATAGCTCCTTTGTGAATTTTCAAATATGGGACTTTCCTGGACAAATGGACTTTTTTGACCCAACTTTTGACTACGAGATGATCTTCAGGGGAACTGGAGCATTGATATATGTCATTGATGCACAG GATGACTACATGGAGGCTTTAACAAGACTTCACATTACTGTTTCTAAAGCCTACAAAGTTAACCCAGACATGAATTTTGAGGTTTTTATTCACAAAGTTGATGGTCTGTCTGATGATCACAAAATAGAAACACAGAGGGACATTCATCAAAGGGCCAATGATGACCTTGCAGATGCTGGGCTAGAAAAACTCCACCTTAG cTTTTATTTGACTAGTATTTATGACCATTCAATATTTGAAGCCTTTAGTAAGGTGGTGCAGAAACTTATTCCACAGCTGCCGACCTTGGAAAAcctattaaatatctttatatCA AATTCAGGTATTGAAAAAGCTTTTCTCTTTGATGTTGTCAGCAAAATCTACATTGCAACAGACAGTTCTCCTGTGGACATGCAATCGTATGAACTTTGCTGTGACATGATTGATGTTGTGATCGATGTCTCTTGTATATATGG gtTAAAGGAAGATGGAAGTGGAAGTGCTTATGACAAAGAATCCATGGCCATCATCAAGCTGAATAACACAACTGTCCTCTATTTAAAGGAGGTGACTAAATTTTTGGCACTGGTCTGCATTCTTAGGGAAGAAAGTTTTGAACGAAAAG GTTTAATAGACTACAACTTCCACTGTTTCCGAAAAGCTATTCATGAGGTTTTTGAGGTGGGGGTGACTTCTCACAGGGGCTGTGGTCACCAGACCAGTGCCCCCAGCCTGAAAGCGTTGACACACAACGGCACGCCGCGAAACGCCATCTAG